TGGCGGCAGAGAGGTTGTCGAAGACCGCCTTGACCATGCCGGGGGAGAACTCGTAGGAACCAAGGCCGTAGCGGCCGCCGACAATCGTCGGGTATCCGCCGAACTCGACCAGGCCGTCGGCCATCGCCTCGCCGATGGCGGTGCGGACGTTATGGTAGAGGGGTTCGCCCATGGAGCCGGGCTCTTTGGTGCGGTCGAGAACGGCGATGCTCTTGACCGTCTTGGGCAGAGCCTTGGCGAAGGCCTCGATGCCGAAGGGGAGGAAGAGGCGGGTCTTGATGAGGCCGACCTTCTCACCCTTGGACACGAGGTGCTCGACGAGTTCGTGGGCGGTGTCGCAGCCGGAACCCTGCATGACGATGACCCGCTCGGCGTCGGGGGCGCCGACGTAGTCGAAGAGGTTGTACTGGCGGCCGGTGAGCTTCGCAAACTTGTCCATCTGCGCCTGGACCAACTCGGCGAGTTTCTCGTAGAAGGGGTTGACCGTCTCGCGCCCCTGGAAGTAGACGTCGGGGTTCTGGGCGCTGCCGCGCAACACCGGGTGGTCGGGGGAGAGGGCGCGGGCCCGGTGGGCGCGGACGAGGTCGTCGTCGATCATGGCGCGCATGTCGTCCATGGAGAGCTCGTGAACCTTCTGCACTTCGCTGGAGGTCCGGAAACCGTCGAAGTAGTGGAGGAAGGGGATCCGGCTCTCGAGGGTCGACGCCTGGGCGATGAGGGCGAAGTCCATGACCTCCTGGACGTTGCTGGAACAGAGGAAGGCCCAGCCGGTGGAGCGGCAGGACATGACGTCGGAGTGGTCGCCGAAGATGGAGAGGGCCTGGGCGGCGATGGCCCGGGCCGAAACATGGAAGACCGTCGGGGTCAGCTCACCGGCGATCTTGAACATGTTGGGGATCATCAGCAGCAGGCCCTGGGAGGCGGTGAAGGTGGTGGTCAGGGCCCCGGTCTGCAGCGCCCCGTGAACGGCCCCGGCGGCGCCGCCCTCGGACTGCATCTCGACGACCTTGGGGACCGTCCCCCAGATGTTCTTCTCGCCGACGGCGCTCTTGGCATCGGAGACCTCCCCCATTACCGAAGAGGGGGTGATCGGGTAAATGGCGATAACCTCGTTGGTCGCGTGAGCCACATGCGCCGCGGCGGTGTTGCCGTCAATGTTGACCATCTTCCTGGACATGAAAAACCTCCTTTTTGCGTGATATTTTTCAACGAAAAAACGGGGCGAATCAGGCTACAAACGAAATCGACCCCGGCGTCGCCTGCCCACAACCGACAGCCCTTGATGAAACGGGCGAAAGGTGCGAAGAGGAACGCTGCGGGGCTTTTCCCCAAAACATAAACAGTTTACGTCATGGTAGACAAAACTCAACAAAAGTTCAAATTTCCCGGCGGCCCTCCACGGCCCGGTTGACCGTGGCGTCGTCCACGAATTCCAGGTCGCTTCCCATGGGGATGCAGTGGGCCGGCCGGGTGACCCGAATGCCGAGAGGGCGGACGAGCCGGGACAAGTAAAGTGCGGTGGCGTCCCCCTCGACGGTAAAGTTAGTGGCCACCAGGACCTCCTCCACCGCCCCCTGCCCCAGGCGGGCCGTCAACTCGGCGACCTTCAAATCCTCGGGACCGACGCCGTCCAGGGGCGACAGGGCGCCATGCAGAACGTGGTAGCGCCCCCGAAAAGAACGGCTGCGCTCGATGGCGATAAGGTCCTGAGGCTGCTCCACAACACAGAGCAGGCGGTCATCCCGCCCTGGGTCGGTACAGAGGGGGCAGGGATCTGCCTCGGTGATGTTGAAGCAGACCGAACAGAAACGAACCTTCTGCTTCAGATCACGAATAGCGCCTGCCAGGGCCTCGACCTCCCCGGTCGCTTGGCGCAGCACAAAGAAGGCCAACCGGGTCGCTGTTTTCTGCCCGATGCCGGGGAACTTGGCCAGTTCGGCCACCAGCCGGGCGAAAGACGGGATGGAGTCTAGCATGGCTTAAAACAAAAATCCAAGAGTTTTAAAATGGCGTTCTATTTTTTTAAGTGGACTGAAGAAGTTTTGTATCGCTAAAATTTTTTGGCCTTACCATTTCAAGGCATGGCCACCATAGCAGAAGGTTTTCTCATGGGAAAGAAAAAAGCCACCGCCATTCTTCCCCATGACGGTGGCCTGCCGACCGAAGCGATCCCAGAGATCAGAAGAGCCCGGGGATCTGCATGCCGCCGGTGATCTTCGACATCTCCTGCTGGGCCATGTCCTGGCTCTTCTTGATCGCCTCGTTGACCGCAGCGATCACCAGATCCTGCAGCATCTCGACATCCTCCGCATCGACCGCACTCGGCTCGATTTTGAGAGAGAGTAGCTGTTGCTTGCCGTTGACGGTGGCGGTCACCATCCCCCCGCCGGAGGAGGCCTCCACCTCGCGGTTCCCCAGATCCTCCTGCAGGCGAGCCATCTTCTGCTGCATGAGCTGGGCCTGCTTCATGATGTTCCCCATACCTTTGGACATGGTTCCTACCTCCTTGCATCGCCTCCGCGGGCGGCGTTTGTGAATTGATATTTCAGCCGTCAGCAATCAACTTTCGGCTCGAAACTGTTTCCACGACCGAGGGATCAAGGACCTCCCTCAGACGAACCCCTTGTCGATCGGCTTGACGGTCTTGACCTCGCCGCCGAAGATATCCACGGCCGCCTTCACCATCGGATGGTCCAGGGCGTCCTCCCGGAGGCGCTTCTTGCGGTCGGTTTCCCGGGCAAGGCGCTCATCCAGCAGAGAAGGGGGAGCGTCCCCCTCCCGAGCATCCACCGGAGAGACCAGCACCTTCACCGGCTGTCCGAAATGCTCCTGGGCCAAATCCTCCAGAGCCTGCAGGGTCTCCGGGTCCTTAACCTGCTCGAGCGGAAAGGAGCCGGCGGGAAAGCCGATCTTCAGCTGGGGCAAATCGAGGGCCAGGAGGCTGGCGCCTTCGAGCATGGAACCGACGAGGGGCCGGCGGCCCCTGACGTACTCCACCAGACCCTGCCAGCCCCGGCCGCCGTCCCCTTCGGGCGCCGGGGCCTCAGTCTTTTTTGGCGGCGCCGCCTCCGGTTGCCGGACGGGGGGCCTTGCAGAGACCTGGGCGGGGGGCCTTGCAGAGGCCTGGACGGGAGAATAGCCCCCCCCCGCCGCCAGGCGCCCCTCGACCTCCTCGAGCTTGCGCACCAGGGCGGCAATCTCCCGGGCCGGGGGCAACTGGGCCAGGCGAATCAGGGCCATCTCCAGGGTCAGACGGGGAAAGGCCGAGCCGGCCAGCTCGGCCTCGGTCTTGACCAGCAGGCCGAGGGCCCGCTGCAGGTCTTCCAGGCCGGAAGCTCCGGCCAGAGCCTGAAGACCCTGGACCTCCTCGCCCGTGGCGTCGAGATGCTCCGCCGGATCCTCCAGCACCTTGACCAGAACCAGGGCTCGGAAGGTCTCCACCAGTTCCTGGCAGAACTGCCGGAAGGAGTGCCCCAACTCGTCCACCCGGCGCACCGTCTCCAGAGCCTTGCGGCTGTCGCGCTGCATGACGCCCTCCACCGCGTCGAGCAGAAGCCGGCGGTCCACCATCCCCAGGAGCCCCTGCACATCGTCGTCGGCCACATCCTCGCCGCAGAACGCGATGACTTGGTCGAGGGTGGAGAGAGAATCGCGCATGCTCCCCTCCCCCCTTCGAGCGACCAGGGAAAGGGAGCGGTCTGAGATCCGGACCCCCTCGGCATCCACGATCTCGCGCAGGCGTCCGGAGACCCGTCCGAGGGGGATCTTGCGGAAGTCGAAACGCTGGCAGCGCGAAAGGATGGTGACGGGAATCTTATGCGGTTCGGTGGTCGCGAAGATGAACTTGGCGTGTTCGGGCGGCTCCTCAAGCGTCTTCAGCAGAGCATTGAAGGCGTTGATGGAGAGCATGTGGACTTCGTCGATGATGAAGAGCTTGTATCGGGAGCGCGACGGTAGGTAGCGGATATTCTCGCGCAGGTCGCGAACGTCGTCGACCCCGGTGTTGGAGGCGCCGTCGATTTCGAAGACATCGGTTCCCTG
The sequence above is drawn from the Desulfuromonas sp. genome and encodes:
- the dnaX gene encoding DNA polymerase III subunit gamma/tau; its protein translation is MSYLVLARKWRPQSFEDLIGQEHVSRTLANAIRTGRVHHAFLFTGARGVGKTSAARILAKALNCEEGLSPTPCNECPSCKEIAAGQGTDVFEIDGASNTGVDDVRDLRENIRYLPSRSRYKLFIIDEVHMLSINAFNALLKTLEEPPEHAKFIFATTEPHKIPVTILSRCQRFDFRKIPLGRVSGRLREIVDAEGVRISDRSLSLVARRGEGSMRDSLSTLDQVIAFCGEDVADDDVQGLLGMVDRRLLLDAVEGVMQRDSRKALETVRRVDELGHSFRQFCQELVETFRALVLVKVLEDPAEHLDATGEEVQGLQALAGASGLEDLQRALGLLVKTEAELAGSAFPRLTLEMALIRLAQLPPAREIAALVRKLEEVEGRLAAGGGYSPVQASARPPAQVSARPPVRQPEAAPPKKTEAPAPEGDGGRGWQGLVEYVRGRRPLVGSMLEGASLLALDLPQLKIGFPAGSFPLEQVKDPETLQALEDLAQEHFGQPVKVLVSPVDAREGDAPPSLLDERLARETDRKKRLREDALDHPMVKAAVDIFGGEVKTVKPIDKGFV
- a CDS encoding YbaB/EbfC family nucleoid-associated protein — protein: MSKGMGNIMKQAQLMQQKMARLQEDLGNREVEASSGGGMVTATVNGKQQLLSLKIEPSAVDAEDVEMLQDLVIAAVNEAIKKSQDMAQQEMSKITGGMQIPGLF
- the recR gene encoding recombination mediator RecR, which gives rise to MLDSIPSFARLVAELAKFPGIGQKTATRLAFFVLRQATGEVEALAGAIRDLKQKVRFCSVCFNITEADPCPLCTDPGRDDRLLCVVEQPQDLIAIERSRSFRGRYHVLHGALSPLDGVGPEDLKVAELTARLGQGAVEEVLVATNFTVEGDATALYLSRLVRPLGIRVTRPAHCIPMGSDLEFVDDATVNRAVEGRREI